agaaaCCGTAGAAGTTTCAAATTTTGTTCTAGACTCTACTCATGTGGTACAGATTGAAAGTCGCAGGGGATTTAGGCAATGCGAAACTTATGAATTAGAACTAGAGCTTAAGCCTTCCCACTTTATTCCTCTATTAAAGTCTTATATAGAGGATACAAACAATGGGAAATTGAAAGTAATAGGAACTCATCCTTTCATTAAGCTACTTACCAACTTTGTTAATTTGGTGTTTGGAATTACTCTATTTCTCAATAACAAAAAACCAAATGAACAAATCGAATCTTCTATTCAAAACTCATCTGGAAACGAAAACCAAATTATGGATTTAACAAGTTGTACTCAATCCAATGAAATAGTCCAAGCCTTCAAAAAATACGTCTCACCCATTACTCCTATACTCGGAGACTATTTATATAGAGCCGTAGCTAGTGAGAAGCAGAAACTTAACAGACCACAAGATATTATTTGCAAGGATGATATAGATATTTCACTCGGAATTAAGCCTTTACCTCCTGATACTAAAGAAATCTAATTCATTCATCATTTTATTAGAGAGTAAAGAATTGGAAGATCACTCTTTTCCTCAACTCTTAGAATGTTTTTAAGCTCCTCAGTGCTTAATATCTGTTTTCCATTAGTATACTCACTTCTCCCCTTTGTTGAGTCAGAGTCCATCTTTGACTCTTTTAGCAGTACTTTTCCTGTACTCTGATAACCATTATATACCAAATAATCGTAAATTagtgaatttaatattaaattctcaTCTGAAATACAGTTTTCTTGATCTTTGTTTTCATCattctaaaattaattttcaagTCATATATATCCTAGAGTATTTTTTTGTCAAGCTTTTTCTTACCTCCTCTGTTAGGGAATACAAAATCTCTGCCATTAGCCTGGCTCTAACCTCACTCAAAACTCCTTTCTTTTCCAGCTCAGATTTCACGGCTAACATTTTTCCCCCCATCAAAGAAAATAGATTATTAGTTAGATTATCCTCACAGAAATTAAACAGGAATATCTGTTCCTGCTAACTTACCTGACCTAAGCTCCTCTAATGAATGATCCTCCTGCATGCTTTCTTTATCGAGTAATTAAAGTAAATCCAGTTATATATTCCTCCTAAATATTCTGATAATTAACCCGATTAGTTTTCACttgaaaacaataattCTGGAGTTCAAGTAAAACTGAAAATTCAACTCAATAAAAGCCTTGTTATTTGCGTACTCGCAACTAATTCTCGCTTTAACACTTCTTGCCAGTACACAAAACGCTAAAATTCTCTACTCCTTTGCTAATTTACCTCACAAAAAAAAGTGTATACCGGCATCGTTTTCCCGCCcattttttggaaataattatattatttttgacaTGGGTGtaaattcttgaaaatcaattttgttgtttaaaaaaataaataaaatggGGAATTTTTTAGCATCCACAAAGATAACAACTGATCTCGCGAGCAAGTCTGTGTACTCTTATACACTTACAACTCTCGAAGGAAATCCTTTTCCTATGGAAAGCTTGAAAGGGAAAGTCGTAATGGTAACAAATGTTGCATCCAAATGTGGCTACACAAAATCTTATTATAAACAAATGGTGAGAATCTACTCTGTGTTTGCTCCTCTTGGACTTGAGATTATTGGTCTACCCTCCAGAGAGTTTATGGGtcaagaatttgaagatcCTAAAGAGATTCGCAAATTCGCAGATTCT
This is a stretch of genomic DNA from Cryptosporidium parvum Iowa II chromosome 3, whole genome shotgun sequence. It encodes these proteins:
- a CDS encoding Ctl1p-like mRNA capping enzyme beta subunit (polynucleotide 5'-triphosphatase) gives rise to the protein MCLLLPSEKEFSYRFSPGLEKWQMTSVVEELRKDFDESKIPYIIKNRNTNDYYVHNPNKSETEDKSLIRLSYISPKNQKDKPTEAIWKEKIAVFDFCSPGQPGDLETKHNIENGTLLKDFRIAINLEHKENPIEVANTVTGPIENSCVLERRRERETVEVSNFVLDSTHVVQIESRRGFRQCETYELELELKPSHFIPLLKSYIEDTNNGKLKVIGTHPFIKLLTNFVNLVFGITLFLNNKKPNEQIESSIQNSSGNENQIMDLTSCTQSNEIVQAFKKYVSPITPILGDYLYRAVASEKQKLNRPQDIICKDDIDISLGIKPLPPDTKEI